In one window of Aphidius gifuensis isolate YNYX2018 linkage group LG4, ASM1490517v1, whole genome shotgun sequence DNA:
- the LOC122854725 gene encoding translocon-associated protein subunit alpha isoform X2 produces the protein MKYLSFILLALPVFFAVTNFGCNVAYAQEDAIDEDIVDDEEDANVLTDTDSMQDSLSTASVDADTTILFTKPTTSHLSSLEFPGGQLVEFLVGFTNKGKTDFILENLETSLRYPMDFKFYIQNFTNLVVNKVVKPNHETTLQYSFIPSETFAGRPFGLNINLNYRNANGDSFNEAVYNETVQIVELDEGLDGETVFLYVFLAACVILTLVGGQQLLSSFGKKSRSSTTRKQVVEIGTSNPNNVDFDWLPKDMVNKLNKSPKEPKQSPRQRKTK, from the exons atgaagtATCTAAGTTTTATACTACTTGCATTACCGGTATTCTTTGCTGTCACAAATTTTG GTTGTAATGTGGCATATGCTCAGGAGGATGCAATTGATGaagatattgttgatgatgaagaagatgcAAATGTACTTACAGACACAGATTCAATGCAAGATAGTCTAAGTACAGCTTCTGTTGATGCTGATACGACAATATTGTTCACAAAACCAACAACAAgtcatttatcatcattagAATTTCCTGGTGGACAATTGGTTGAATTTCTTGTTGGTTTTACAAACAAGGGTAAAACTGATTTCatattggaaaatttagaaaCATCATTACGTTATCCAatggattttaaattttacattcaaaattttacaaatctTGTTGTTAACAAAGTTGTCAAACCAAATCATGAAACAACACTTCAATACTCATTTATACCATCTGAAACTTTTGCTGGACGTCCATTTGGTCTTAACATCAATTTAAACTACAGAAATGCT aATGGAGATTCATTCAATGAAGCAGTTTACAATGAAACTGTACAAATTGTTGAACTTGATGAAGGATTAGATGGTGAAACAGTTTTTCTTTATGTATTCCTTGCTGCATGTGTAATTTTAACACTTGTCGGTGGTCAACAATTACTCTCATCATTTGGCAAAAAATCTCgttcatcaacaacaagaaAACAAGTTGTTGAAATTGGAACATCAAATCCAAACAATGTTGATTTTGACTGGTTACCAAAAGACATGGTCAACAAACTCA
- the LOC122854725 gene encoding translocon-associated protein subunit alpha isoform X1, translated as MKYLSFILLALPVFFAVTNFVGCNVAYAQEDAIDEDIVDDEEDANVLTDTDSMQDSLSTASVDADTTILFTKPTTSHLSSLEFPGGQLVEFLVGFTNKGKTDFILENLETSLRYPMDFKFYIQNFTNLVVNKVVKPNHETTLQYSFIPSETFAGRPFGLNINLNYRNANGDSFNEAVYNETVQIVELDEGLDGETVFLYVFLAACVILTLVGGQQLLSSFGKKSRSSTTRKQVVEIGTSNPNNVDFDWLPKDMVNKLNKSPKEPKQSPRQRKTK; from the exons atgaagtATCTAAGTTTTATACTACTTGCATTACCGGTATTCTTTGCTGTCACAAATTTTG taGGTTGTAATGTGGCATATGCTCAGGAGGATGCAATTGATGaagatattgttgatgatgaagaagatgcAAATGTACTTACAGACACAGATTCAATGCAAGATAGTCTAAGTACAGCTTCTGTTGATGCTGATACGACAATATTGTTCACAAAACCAACAACAAgtcatttatcatcattagAATTTCCTGGTGGACAATTGGTTGAATTTCTTGTTGGTTTTACAAACAAGGGTAAAACTGATTTCatattggaaaatttagaaaCATCATTACGTTATCCAatggattttaaattttacattcaaaattttacaaatctTGTTGTTAACAAAGTTGTCAAACCAAATCATGAAACAACACTTCAATACTCATTTATACCATCTGAAACTTTTGCTGGACGTCCATTTGGTCTTAACATCAATTTAAACTACAGAAATGCT aATGGAGATTCATTCAATGAAGCAGTTTACAATGAAACTGTACAAATTGTTGAACTTGATGAAGGATTAGATGGTGAAACAGTTTTTCTTTATGTATTCCTTGCTGCATGTGTAATTTTAACACTTGTCGGTGGTCAACAATTACTCTCATCATTTGGCAAAAAATCTCgttcatcaacaacaagaaAACAAGTTGTTGAAATTGGAACATCAAATCCAAACAATGTTGATTTTGACTGGTTACCAAAAGACATGGTCAACAAACTCA